GGGTCCAGCCAGTCGCGCAGCCCGTCGCCCATCAGGTTGAGGCCAAGCACGGTCAGCACGATGGCCGACCCGGGAATGATCGCGAGATGCGGGGCAAAGCTGACCATGGTTTGCGCATCCGCCAGCATGCGTCCCCAGCTGGGGGTCGGCGGCTGCGCGCCAAGGCCGACATAGCTGAGGCCTGCTTCGGCCAGAATGCCAAGGCTGAACTGGATGGTGCCCTGCACGATCAGCAGGTTCGCCACGTTGGGCAGGATATGCTCGGCTGAAATCCGCGCTGCGCCTTTGCCCGCAACCTGCGCCGCGAGAATGAATTCCCGCTGCCAGAGCGACAGGGCCGCCCCCCGTGTGATGCGGGCGAAGACCGGGATATTGAATATGCCGATGGCGATGATCGCGTTGATGGCGCCGGGGCCAAAGATGGCGGTGATCAGGATCGCGATCACAAGCGACGGGAAGGCAAAGACCAGATCGTTGCCGCGCATGATCAACTCGTCCAGAACAGAGCCTTTGCGCGCCGCCGCCGTTAGCCCCAGCGGGATGCCGATGGCCATGCCGATACCGACGGCCACCAGCGCCACCGCCAGCGAGGTGCGCGCGCCCACCATGATCATCGAAAAGATGTCGCGTCCGAAGTGATCGGTACCCAGCCAGTGCACGGCGTTCGGCCGTTGCAACTTGTCCGGGATGGCCATCGCCGTGTGGTCAAAGGGCGTCCAGACGAACGACAGCAGCGCCGCCAGCAGCACCAGCGAGGACAGGAATATGCCAAGGAACAGACTGCGGCTCATGTACGGCTCCTTAGCCGGGGATCGACCAGCGCATAGGCCAGATCGACCAGAAAGTTCACGGTGATCACGGCAAAGACCAGAAGCATCACCACCGATTCCACCACGATCAGATCGCGGGAGGAAATCGCCTGGAACACCAGCCGTCCAAGGCCGGGCAGGTAGAACACCTGTTCGATGATGATCGCCCCGGCCAGCAGAAAGGAAAACTGCAGACCGATGATGGTCAGCACCGGGATCAT
This genomic stretch from Phaeobacter gallaeciensis harbors:
- a CDS encoding ABC transporter permease: MSRSLFLGIFLSSLVLLAALLSFVWTPFDHTAMAIPDKLQRPNAVHWLGTDHFGRDIFSMIMVGARTSLAVALVAVGIGMAIGIPLGLTAAARKGSVLDELIMRGNDLVFAFPSLVIAILITAIFGPGAINAIIAIGIFNIPVFARITRGAALSLWQREFILAAQVAGKGAARISAEHILPNVANLLIVQGTIQFSLGILAEAGLSYVGLGAQPPTPSWGRMLADAQTMVSFAPHLAIIPGSAIVLTVLGLNLMGDGLRDWLDPKLREART